One Oncorhynchus clarkii lewisi isolate Uvic-CL-2024 unplaced genomic scaffold, UVic_Ocla_1.0 unplaced_contig_5339_pilon_pilon, whole genome shotgun sequence genomic window, GTCCTCTCTGTATATAGAGTGAATACCAACACACTGGCCTCTCTCCTACCTGCTGTTTCTCCTCTCCGTTTCCTCTCCTGGACTCAGACCTGGCGCCGCTCTTCCCACTGTGCCGGCTCCCCTCATACCTCATAGAGGACCTGGACCCCGGTGATCCTGATGACCGTTCCCTGTAGGAccgcctcttctctctctcccttcttcctttctccttctcctcctcctcttgggtcttcagcctcctctccctctccctcctcgctctctccctctcctccctttcctcctcgcGGGTCTTCCTCTTGGTGGCCTGCTCTCTTCCAGGCTCCCTGTCTCCACTGTGGTCTCTTCGGTTTCCAGTGGATGGCTTTTGGCCTGCATGGGGCGCCTGAGCCTGCTCCTTCCTGGCCTGCTCAGCGCCGGCCCTACTGGTGGACCGGACCCTGCACTCCTCCAGCAGCACCTTCAGGATCTCTGGGGTCACTTTGGGTAGAGCGGGGGCAGCCTGAACATCTGGAGTCTCCTTATCTTTTGGTTGTTTACCTGGAGGATTCTCAGCTGCAGCCTGGTCGGTGGTAATCCTGGTAGAGGATCTGTTCCTGCTCTCCTGTCGTAAGGCCTCTATGATGGCTGCCATCACTTTTGGGGCTGGGGTGGAACTGGAAACAGACATTTTCTCTGTCTCTGGTTTAGCAGCTTGAGGAGCAGAGGTAGCATCTGAGGAGACTGGTTCTTCGGACTCCGTTGTTGAAATGTCTACAACTTTCTCTGTGACGACTTCTCCACCCTGACCTCCAGGTTCTCTCTGGTTCACTCCTGCTGGCTGTAAGGAAGATGCATCAGGCTCCTTCTCTTGATCCTTTCCTTCTAAAGCTGGAGACTTTTTGGCTTGAACCCCTTTTTCAACGTTCATCCCTTCATTCCCTGGCTGAACCTCCTGTCCTTCAATCTTAGTATCAACCCCGGTTCCTGACTCCACCTTTAATCCTGACTGAGACAGTGAGTCCTCCTGGCCACCAGGGGGCATAGTGGTCTCTGCAGTCTGGGAGTCATTGCCATCAGTTGAAGCTGTTGAGCCAGCAGAGGAGATGTCGACTTTAGGTAGATCAGTCTTAGGATCAGGTTTCCAGGAGAAGGCAAGCTTGTTGTTCTGAACTATGCAGGGAAACTTCTGGAAGCGGTTGAAGACACTCTTGGCCATGTCTGCTGTTcccatctcaaagatgatctgcATGGGGTAAAGAAAACAGGATTGGATGGATGGCGTGGAATTACTGTAGGCAGGGTAGAAGCAAGACACTTGAACACACAAACAGTTAACCGTTCCTCACTAAGATGTCCCTCCCTTTGACAGACACTTATGCACACAAAGACCCGTCCcgtcccccaacacacacccctccccacacacaggTCCCTCACCTTGTCCTTGAGTGCCAGAGTCTGTTGGACTGTGCCGAAGCGCTGGACCAGGTTCTGGATCTCTGTTGGGCCGGAGGGCGTGGCCGGGATGTTACTGACAACCAGGAGACGGTTCCAGTCATCATCACCTCCCACCTCCGTCTTCTGCAGGTCGTATTGGAAACATGGAAATGTATTCGTCAATTACAAAAACCTTTACTTCTATCAATTATTAGAAGCTCAACTTCATAAATAGTTGTTAGAAATGGTAAAGGGACTCTGCAATAATATATGCTCTTGGGTGTGATTCATTTCATTAGGTTAAATCATGTTTTAACATACAGGTCTTAAATCTGTTGGGATTGTCTGTGTTTTTCTACCTTTTCCTTGAGCTGGCAACAATGCTATTATTAAGAGCCTTTTAGGTCAGCTGAAGCAACGGTAAAATACTCACACTAACAGGATTCCTGGGTCCCATCAATGAATGGAAAAGTGCCACCTGTGGTAATAAAATGGAATGAAAAGTTCTTCATGTCGTCACTGATCAGAGAAGAATAAGTTGAATGTGCATAAACACTCTTTTCATAGTGGACATTTATCATACTTTGCAGCAACCAGCTGGAATTAAGTGAAGAAAACTGCCCAGAACAGAGGACGCTGGAGATGCACGGTTGAGGCCCTAATAGGAATCAGTCAGTCAAGACACAGCATCTTACCGGTCTGTTGAAGTCCACCAGGAGGTTTGGAAGCAGGCTCATGTTCAGAACAGAGTCGTTGATGCAGACAGGCATGTCGGTGTAAACTTTCACCATCTCCTGGGCTGTCTCCACATCCTGCATGGTGACCAGAGCCTGGCGAGGACCacaaacagacagtcagtcatATTGGGCACACAAGTTATATTGTTTAAAAATCGATGTGAAAATCATATGATATTGCCATTATACTGACTATTTTACCCAAAGCATCTGACAGAACATTGACCCTGCCAATATATTCAGCAGGTCCTACGTTGGAATCAaattcccaaccctggtcctccagtacacccaacagcacacatttgtgttgtagccctggacaaacacacctgGTTCAACTCATTGACggcctgatgattagttgacaagttgattTAGGTGTGCTTGTACAGggtgtactgttggggtactggagaaccagggttgggaaacactgacctAAGCCACATAATGTGAAAGTGAGTGATTTATTGCAGATAGCGTGCCTACCTCACTGGGCTTGGTGATGAGGAGGATCTTGACAGGTGTTCCGAAGGGCTGGGCCAGCTTTGCGATATCAATCTCGGAGCAGCCGCTTTCAGGAAGTCCAGTAATCTTGACCATGCCCCTCTAAAAAGGTCAAACCACAGGAGACAAAGACCGTCATAATCAAGACGTGGAGTATTTAGTGAGGTAACAAAAAAAAACGGTCAGAACGTTGTATACAGAGATATCATGAATAGAGCTGACAGTCACACAATTTCCTATTCTACCTGTCCTGACGGAGCCAAATCAAGTCTAATCTACATGATAGATTTCTATCTAAACGTTCCATAATGTAGCATCCCCTGCCTGGGCCTATGAGATATCAGCTCAGTTCTGCACCTTGTTTTCCCTCTGTAGTCTTTTGAGTCTCTCGAGCTGTCCCGCTCTAcagcccctcttcctcttcctctgtggCTTCACCTGCTCCCTGTGTATCTGTTGGGAAACCCATTTAATCTTACAGCTCAGACAccgctggctggctgactggctgttttttattgttttaaAAGTGTTAAAGATTAACTGAAACACTATATGCTGGAAAACGAAAATTCCCAACACCCAGGAcgtatatactaggtggtgtcagaggaagccccccacctccccccaaaaacatctctctaccgcacagcaagtggtactgaagtaatactgttctctctgctaccgcacagcaagtggtactgaagtaatactgttctctctgctaccgcacagcaagtggtactgaagtaatactgttctctctgctaccgcacagcaagtggtactgaagtaatactgttctctctgctaccgcacagcaagtggtactgaagtaatactgttctctctgctaccgcacagcaagtggtactgaagtaatactgttctctctgctaccgcacagcaagtggtactgaagtaatactgttctctctgctaccgcacagcaagtggtactgttctctctgctaccgcacagcaagtggtactgaagtaatactgttctctctgctaccccacagcaagtggtactgaagtaatactgttctctctgctaccgcacagcaagtggtactgaagtaatactgttctctctgctaccgcacagcaagtggtactgaagtaatactgttctctctgctaccgcacagcaagtggtactgaagtaatactgttctctctgctaccgcacagcaagtggtactgaagtaatactgttctctctgctaccgcacagcaagtggtactgaagtaatactgttctctctgctaccgcacagcaagtggtactgttctctctgctaccgcacagcaagtggtactgaagtaatactgttctctctgctaccccacagcaagtggtactgaagtaatactgttctctctgctaccgcacagcaagtggtactgaagtaatactgttctctctgctaccgcacagcaagtggtactgaagtaatactgttctctctgctaccgcacagcaagtggtactgaagtaatactgttctctctgctaccgcacagcaagtggtactgaagtaatactgttctctctgctaccgcacagcaagtggtactgaagtaatactgttctctctgctaccgcacagcaagtggtactgaaGCGCCAAGTCAAGGAATAAAAGGCTCCTAACAGCTTctgttgaacaattaatcaaatggccacacagactatttacattgaacccaCCCCTctcatttttacactgctgccacTCGATGTTTATGATCTGTTACGTAATTTTCTGGTATTTTTTAACTTTCGTTTTTGTAGTAAATCTTTTCTTAACTCCATTGCTGGATAAGAgctttcacagtaaagtctacacctgctgCATTTGGCACGGGACAGCCGTCACTTACTTGTATTTCTGTAGATGTGATATATAAGATTGAAATACCTAATAAAATTGTAATAAACATACTGGCAAATAagagacagataaacaaaaaTAAAGCACCTCATTTGAATTCTTCTGACCAACGCTGgcttctgtggggggggggggggaaagtatAATGTTACATTTCACAACTCTTATTGATCAGGTCTATCAAACATCATTAGTTGTATATTAATCAAGACATCTAAGGCTGGCACCCTATTTGCTatttagtgcaatacttttgagcAGAAcacaatgcactatatagggaatagggtgccatttgggatgcattccaaAAGAACATTAAGTGTATGTTTTTTTACCTGGGACTTTGACGGCCTCGTTGGGGGCTGCAGGTGTCTTGGGAGCACCGATCACTTCTCTATGGAGAGTAGTGAAATGTGTGAACAACTGCCTCCGTAATAACACACAAGTGGCAAAGTTCAGGGGTCAAAGATAACCCTAGTATACACAGGTAATGCATAATACTTACCCCTTTATAATGACAGGTATGGAGGAAGTAAGCTCCTCCTCACCATTCtgtaaaacaaagaaaaacacaGATTTAATTTGATCAATCATCACCTTTCTTTATATTTAATTTTCTCCTCTTTCTGTCATGAGCCAATTCTCTGATATTCAATCCAGTGGATGAACACCcagctgggagctgaggtggCTTTGGTACGGTAAGCAGGAAGGGACAAACCTGGTCGGAGACAGAGATGGGGTGTTCCCGTATGGTGAGAGTGAGGCACTCAGTCAGTGCTTTCGCATCCTGCTCTTTCTGCATGCAAACAGTGGCCTGGAGGAACAGAGACACCAAGAGGGGCAGATGTTAGACAGATGGATACAAAACTAgtgatggggggtgggggtgggtacAGTTACATATCTGAATATCATTTTTGTGCCAGTGGGTGTACCTGCACCATTACTCTTGCTTCATAGCTTGTTTCTTCTTTCTGAATAGGAAGCCATTTTTGCACTTTTAATTCCATGACAAATCAAAACTTGTTttatcatggctctctcttgtacCTTTGCAGCAGACATACCGTGAGCATTATGTTTGGAACATTGAAtcgcaacaaaataacaatattgaatgcaatacatatcgtgaggtccctggcgcaagagcattagtgaggtcagaaactgatgttgggcgattaggcctggctcaacAGGGGGTGTTCCAATTCataccaaaggtgttcgatagggttaaggtcaggtctctgtgcaggccagccAAGTTCATCCACacagatcttgacaaaccatttctgtaaggacctcgctttgtgcatgggggcattgtaaTGCTTAAACAgtaaaggtccttccccaaactgttaccacaaagttggaaacacagaatagtctagaatgtcattgtatgctatagcgttaagatgtcccttcactaGAACGGGCCtaggccgaaccatgaaaaacagccccagaacatacCTCTGCAACCAAATTTTACAGTTCgcactatgcattggagcaggtagctttctcctggcatccgccaaaccaagacttatccgtcagactgccagatggtaaaaaGTGATTAATCACtgcagagaacgcatttccactgctccagagtccaatggtggcaagctatACACCACCTCagccgaagcttggcattgcgcatggtgttcttaggcttgtgtgtgcggctgtcggccatggaaacccatttcatgaagctccagacgaagaGTACTTGTACTGATGTTGctcttctagaggcagtttgaaaATCAGTAGtgcgttgcaaccgaggacagactatttttacgcgctacgtgcttcagcacttggcggtgccgttctgtgagcttgtgtggcctaccatgtcgcggctgagccgttgttgctcctagacgtttccacttcacaataacagcacttacagttgaccggggcagctctagcagggtagaaatttcACCAATTAgattgttggaaaggtagcatcctataacggtgccaTGTTGgtcgtcactgagctcttcagtaaggccattctactgacaaagtttgtctatggagattgcatggctgtgtgctcgattttatacacctgtcagcaacgggtggcAGCAATAGCCGAATCTACTGATTTGACGGCGTgttcacatacactatatatatacacaaaagtatcaGTGTTTCCGCTGCAGTCATTTATATGTAGTGCTGTGCCACAGCAAAATCATTCCCGCCACAACAAAACAATATGGACGATTTCAGGAAGACTTTACTAATATGGCACACTTTGAAGATGTTACAacagtccacatttactttttggAAGCTAACCAGTTAATATAATAAATGCAGAGGggcaaccccatgcttcagcctatttattGATCCCTATAAAATCCGTTTCAGTTTTTCCCCCAAATTCCATTTTCTCTGTTTAGTTTTCCCAGGTTTccgttttctctctgaaaaatcaCACTTATAAACAGGAAAACAAACAAATTGGATgttaagtccacaacaatgcttaaactgagggattttgatggggatttttttaattATGCAGGGCCGGGGAAATCGACTCCAGGGGGTAAAAAAGATGTCTTCATACTTATCAAAAAGACACCACTTAGCATTAAAGGGTATGATGCCTAACTTGACACTCCCACACAGTTATTTATACTCACTTTACTGTATTGCGGCTGCCCCTGGTTCTCATCCCCCTCCTCGTTCCTGATGATGAGGACGTTGGTGACCTTGCCAAAGGACTGCACCAGTGACACCACTTCCTGGTACTTGGCATCTACAGGGAGGCCTGACAGATAGAGCAAGTAGGAACCTGGAGGATTCTTCTTCTGCTGCGTTGGATTCGGCTTCTTCTGTGGCGCGTTGGAGGACTGGAGCTAAAATCAAGGAAGGAAGGTTTACAAGCACTGCTTGGGTTCAATGGGAGTGTGAAGAAGCTGCTTATAAGTTAGTTCTAATTCAATTTGCGAAATTTCCCTAATGATATTACTACTGAAAGTAATTATTACTGATAATGAGGTTAATCTTAAGAGCCCTAATGACACTGTGCATAGCAAACAAAAGATTGAACCAAAAGCTCTGCGAAGAGCACACCTCTGAGTCCTGTCCTAAGGCGGTCTCCTTCCCGGCCGCTGGCTTGGCGCCTGGCTTAGAGGAAGATGGGCGATGTGGCTTCTCAGACATGGACGCCGGAAACTTGCTGGTGGATGACAAATAGGACTCACGTTTCCCGGACTCGTGTTTCCCAGAAACCCCTGCTCTGTTGCCGTGGCCAGTCGCACACTTGGCGGGGTCATTTCTGGAACGCTTCAGGCCTTCTCGAGAGGAGCTCCCAGTAGATATCCCTGGATGTAGGGGCGACAGATGTCTGGGCTATAATGACGTAAATATATTACAGTAGATAACCCTGGATGTAGGGGCGACAGATGTCTGGGCTATAATGACGTAAATATATTACAGTAGATATCCCTGGATGTAGGGGTGACAAATGTCTGGGTTACAATGACAGATATATTACGACAAAaaggaaggtatttggacatcgaacaaaacaaacatttattgtggaactgggattcctgggagtgcattctgatgaagatcaaaggtaagtgaatatttatcatgctatttctgacttctgttgaccccacaacatggcgggtacctgtatggcttgtttttgtgtctgagcgccgtactcagattattgcatgtggTGCTTTTTCCgtatagttaaaaaaaaaaaattatctgaCACATAAGAATAagaaggtcttgtaagtaagcattttacggtaaggtctgcgcatgtgacaaataaagtttgatttgatattacaGTAGATAGGGGTAACAAATGACGTCTGGGTTATGACGATGTAGCACAGGGCAGATATATTACAGTGCCAACAGACTATTACTCCAGGAATACActtcatctgggtctgggaaaacGTGTCAACCACTAGCCCAGATTAGCATCTAGACAAAGTGGCTTACCTGAGGATTCGCTTGTTCTCTTCTCCGGCCTGTGAGCGCTGGAGGCAGAACCCCGATGGGACTGAGAGGGGCTGTGCCGACCAGAGGTGTGGTGGGCGTGTCCATGGGAGGTGGGCGGAGAGATCCTTCTGCTTCGGCccggagggggggtgggggagggggaccAGGACAAGGAACGGGAGactgagcgggagggagagcgtTCTAGGGACTGCCAGGTGGCACAGGCATCCTGACCTTGAGACGGGTCCCTCCTGGTTTGGGCCAaagagcggagagagaggagtcagaagAACAATATGACATTATATGTGATTCAAAGACCCAGTGACATACAACACCACCAGAGGAAAATGATAGGTGGTTTGTCAGTTGCACAGTtgtaatctaaaaaaaaaaaggtacgaTTGGATAATCAGGGTGAAAAATAGGTAATCCTACATTTTAGGAACATCTCTCACCTTGGGACATTTGGATTCCAGTCTGGatacctttggggggggggggggggaaagaagaGACATGAGTACATCATCCATGGGTTATTGTTGCGTATTGATGGGTTAGTTAACTCTAAAAGTCTAAGCCGTTGCAGGGGAGGGGTAcaaagctaacatatggaattgttttaagatggtcataccatggatcatttagctatttgatttcaAATTTCTAGTACACATTTAAGAATCCcaaaaagctaaaaaaaaaaatatagatatatattttaggaaatattgaatttggcctcctatagcccatagaaatgcattgaataacacattcataaatgacaacaaaaaaggcagtaaaaaatgtatcataaaGACTAAGGTTTTGAAgagtctgtcctatatctaggatataagaaagctcagaatGTTTTGTTTACTTAACCCCTTATTCTTGTTGGAACAAAACTAACTCCTCCATAGTTCATTTGTTTGTAAGGGTTAGCTTCAGAAGGTCAtggagcaaaacagagaacaccatcgtgttcgtgagtcacccctttccatagtggggtcatagtATGTAGCTCAAatggttcggacgctacagacagtagttggcactagaggtcgaccgattaaatcggaatggccgattaattagggccgatttcaagttttcataacaatcggaaattggtatttttggacaccgatttgggcTAAtataatcttgcaaccttacagttaactagtccaacgctctaaccacctgcctcacaaggagcccacctgttacgcgaatgcagtaagccaaggtaagttgctagctagcattaaacttatttttataaaaaacaatcaatcacaatcactagttaactacacatggttgatgatattactagtttatctagcgtgtcctgcgttgcatataatcgatgcggtgcgtattcgcgataaaggactgtcttgctccaatgtgtacctaaccataaacgtcaatgcctttcttaaaatcaatacacagaagtatgtatttttaaacctgcatatttagctaaaagaaatccaggttagcagccagtattaaccaggtgaaattgtgtcacttctcttgcgttcattgcacgcagagtcagtgtaaaTGCAACAGTtcgggccgcctaatttgccataattttacgttattatgacataacatttaaggttgtgcaatgtaacaggaatatttagacttatggatgccaaccgttagataaaatacggaacggttccacatttcactgaaagaataaacttgttttcgagatgatagttttgACCagattaatgacctaaggctcgtatttctgtgtgttattagattataattaagtctataatttgatagagcagtctgactgagcgatggtaggccccagcaggctcgtaagcattcattcaaacagcactttcgtgcgttttgccagcagctcgtcgctgtgcttcaagcattgagccgtttatgacttcaagcctataaactcccgagattaggctggtgtaaccgatgtgaaatggctagctagttagtggggtgcgcgctaatagcgtttcaaacgtcactcgctctgagacttggcgtggttgttccccttgctcggcaagggccgcagcttttgtggagcgatgggtaacgctgcttcgagggtgg contains:
- the LOC139403098 gene encoding zinc finger protein 638-like isoform X1, giving the protein MQKNNKKNLVQNMGQQQRALACTALTKPGNNFALLTESPSQLYPLSAWADRAASAFGTIGRGTPFLFGPSAAIRLAQIEAQLALHQLSIIAAASNHGNQQRALLNLLQQAAANNIAQPLAPVMYQPQQQGAPFNRPRNMPYHQQQPGHSTGSNNMAQMNSYQAGHFPPQTRLPEELESAISVRVQGGRDEDHRLLNQNTQISRQHCVDPRLLGDGRGGSSETAYSNSNNLVSLSCDDQQNQMQDVDWSNYQTPSKLFGLNQQQHLQQSSHSHANPNSGHSGGGMQSWNAPVPPPARPQGGNMQGLYVPESAGSILAGFGLSNDDLEVLSHYPDDQLTPDTLPFILRDIQIHKTNRNTGPPAFSQTLPAIPNLPPPLRLSPPQRHPAHSCTTNIPTFLSVTQTAGKVIDYGHASRAAEEGRDSYKRELPSKERATKPESTGSSLKRKAESPRRHDDSSDSKKDKDYRRRAPIPDTHKHKRTPVREPPSRSRSEREGSRSRPQFEARSESSKSTRPSGAKRSSSATMRLPTPTMIGDFSADPPKVYPHTCSLCDMQCERAKDWIDHVNTVNHTASCRDLRNKYPDWNPNVPRRDPSQGQDACATWQSLERSPSRSVSRSLSWSPSPTPPPGRSRRISPPTSHGHAHHTSGRHSPSQSHRGSASSAHRPEKRTSESSGISTGSSSREGLKRSRNDPAKCATGHGNRAGVSGKHESGKRESYLSSTSKFPASMSEKPHRPSSSKPGAKPAAGKETALGQDSELQSSNAPQKKPNPTQQKKNPPGSYLLYLSGLPVDAKYQEVVSLVQSFGKVTNVLIIRNEEGDENQGQPQYSKATVCMQKEQDAKALTECLTLTIREHPISVSDQNGEEELTSSIPVIIKGEVIGAPKTPAAPNEAVKVPEASVGQKNSNERGMVKITGLPESGCSEIDIAKLAQPFGTPVKILLITKPSEALVTMQDVETAQEMVKVYTDMPVCINDSVLNMSLLPNLLVDFNRPVALFHSLMGPRNPVSKTEVGGDDDWNRLLVVSNIPATPSGPTEIQNLVQRFGTVQQTLALKDKIIFEMGTADMAKSVFNRFQKFPCIVQNNKLAFSWKPDPKTDLPKVDISSAGSTASTDGNDSQTAETTMPPGGQEDSLSQSGLKVESGTGVDTKIEGQEVQPGNEGMNVEKGVQAKKSPALEGKDQEKEPDASSLQPAGVNQREPGGQGGEVVTEKVVDISTTESEEPVSSDATSAPQAAKPETEKMSVSSSTPAPKVMAAIIEALRQESRNRSSTRITTDQAAAENPPGKQPKDKETPDVQAAPALPKVTPEILKVLLEECRVRSTSRAGAEQARKEQAQAPHAGQKPSTGNRRDHSGDREPGREQATKRKTREEEREERERARRERERRLKTQEEEEKEKGRREREKRRSYRERSSGSPGSRSSMRYEGSRHSGKSGARSESRRGNGEEKQQEEEELGEKHVPFDMEDFVTVDEVGEAAAVPRPLPETTREVTEVTEVTVNDPVTTASEAEQQAPADTTSMELEGEPGTAKVREEALDKREQKEGLSPATTEGPVKTAEGPGDVTEETFPDCQDDIKEPVVTVPKTTCDEVTEESTTTDAPDAAGEEERDGRVEGLNMGTFLTVDEVGQVEEDGEKRSAENVESKRRRTSQEEREEETARRKMKMEPLFYKDYSIPPFNPDSPVGMEFLVPKSGFFCKVCSKFYSGTDEAEKNHCKTLKHHQNLEKSLEKWRVKKD
- the LOC139403098 gene encoding zinc finger protein 638-like isoform X2 → MYQPQQQGAPFNRPRNMPYHQQQPGHSTGSNNMAQMNSYQAGHFPPQTRLPEELESAISVRVQGGRDEDHRLLNQNTQISRQHCVDPRLLGDGRGGSSETAYSNSNNLVSLSCDDQQNQMQDVDWSNYQTPSKLFGLNQQQHLQQSSHSHANPNSGHSGGGMQSWNAPVPPPARPQGGNMQGLYVPESAGSILAGFGLSNDDLEVLSHYPDDQLTPDTLPFILRDIQIHKTNRNTGPPAFSQTLPAIPNLPPPLRLSPPQRHPAHSCTTNIPTFLSVTQTAGKVIDYGHASRAAEEGRDSYKRELPSKERATKPESTGSSLKRKAESPRRHDDSSDSKKDKDYRRRAPIPDTHKHKRTPVREPPSRSRSEREGSRSRPQFEARSESSKSTRPSGAKRSSSATMRLPTPTMIGDFSADPPKVYPHTCSLCDMQCERAKDWIDHVNTVNHTASCRDLRNKYPDWNPNVPRRDPSQGQDACATWQSLERSPSRSVSRSLSWSPSPTPPPGRSRRISPPTSHGHAHHTSGRHSPSQSHRGSASSAHRPEKRTSESSGISTGSSSREGLKRSRNDPAKCATGHGNRAGVSGKHESGKRESYLSSTSKFPASMSEKPHRPSSSKPGAKPAAGKETALGQDSELQSSNAPQKKPNPTQQKKNPPGSYLLYLSGLPVDAKYQEVVSLVQSFGKVTNVLIIRNEEGDENQGQPQYSKATVCMQKEQDAKALTECLTLTIREHPISVSDQNGEEELTSSIPVIIKGEVIGAPKTPAAPNEAVKVPEASVGQKNSNERGMVKITGLPESGCSEIDIAKLAQPFGTPVKILLITKPSEALVTMQDVETAQEMVKVYTDMPVCINDSVLNMSLLPNLLVDFNRPVALFHSLMGPRNPVSKTEVGGDDDWNRLLVVSNIPATPSGPTEIQNLVQRFGTVQQTLALKDKIIFEMGTADMAKSVFNRFQKFPCIVQNNKLAFSWKPDPKTDLPKVDISSAGSTASTDGNDSQTAETTMPPGGQEDSLSQSGLKVESGTGVDTKIEGQEVQPGNEGMNVEKGVQAKKSPALEGKDQEKEPDASSLQPAGVNQREPGGQGGEVVTEKVVDISTTESEEPVSSDATSAPQAAKPETEKMSVSSSTPAPKVMAAIIEALRQESRNRSSTRITTDQAAAENPPGKQPKDKETPDVQAAPALPKVTPEILKVLLEECRVRSTSRAGAEQARKEQAQAPHAGQKPSTGNRRDHSGDREPGREQATKRKTREEEREERERARRERERRLKTQEEEEKEKGRREREKRRSYRERSSGSPGSRSSMRYEGSRHSGKSGARSESRRGNGEEKQQEEEELGEKHVPFDMEDFVTVDEVGEAAAVPRPLPETTREVTEVTEVTVNDPVTTASEAEQQAPADTTSMELEGEPGTAKVREEALDKREQKEGLSPATTEGPVKTAEGPGDVTEETFPDCQDDIKEPVVTVPKTTCDEVTEESTTTDAPDAAGEEERDGRVEGLNMGTFLTVDEVGQVEEDGEKRSAENVESKRRRTSQEEREEETARRKMKMEPLFYKDYSIPPFNPDSPVGMEFLVPKSGFFCKVCSKFYSGTDEAEKNHCKTLKHHQNLEKSLEKWRVKKD